One window from the genome of Pyrus communis chromosome 16, drPyrComm1.1, whole genome shotgun sequence encodes:
- the LOC137719457 gene encoding NDR1/HIN1-like protein 13, giving the protein MEERGPPAAAAGDDDGNEDPPQSEMQLVLRPPPPPFPGENTYVVQIPKDQIYRVPPPENALIVERHRNPENKKSSCCTIRCLIIGAIVFSLCLILSITLLSLSLTVKPKEPKFSISNVHVKNPKSKSDTGKNLHPGYEVSLKVNNPNGHGINYEGSEGASLLSKEKSIGKGKFPLKKQEKDSSATVKLVLDGSKGALPREVEKSIENTNSKMHLPLTLKMDLSVKVKGFIKTWKMETEVECHFQVSTLGKGTKVLQQKCEAKFKG; this is encoded by the coding sequence ATGGAGGAGCGGGGCCCACCTGCTGCGGCAGCAGGCGACGATGATGGAAACGAGGACCCTCCCCAGTCAGAGATGCAGTTAGTACTCCGCCCACCGCCACCTCCCTTCCCCGGAGAAAACACCTACGTAGTCCAAATCCCCAAAGACCAGATCTACCGCGTGCCACCCCCTGAAAATGCCTTAATTGTTGAACGTCACCGGAACCCGGAAAACAAGAAGTCCTCATGCTGCACGATTCGTTGCTTGATAATCGGAGCAATTGTGTTTTCTCTCTGCCTCATACTTTCCATAACATTGCTTTCATTATCCCTCACTGTGAAACCTAAAGAgcctaaattttcaatttcgaATGTCCACGTGAAGAACCCGAAATCAAAATCTGATACTGGCAAGAATTTACATCCAGGCTATGAGGTCTCGTTGAAAGTAAATAATCCAAATGGACATGGCATAAACTACGAAGGTAGTGAAGGGGCTTCCCTTTTGTCGAAAGAAAAAAGCATTGGCAAAGGAAAATTTCCattaaagaaacaagaaaaagatAGTTCTGCCACCGTAAAGCTTGTTCTCGACGGATCGAAAGGAGCTTTGCCTCGTGAGGTCGAGAAGAGTATAGAAAATACTAATTCGAAGATGCATCTGCCCTTAACTTTGAAAATGGACCTTTCGGTGAAGGTGAAAGGATTTATCAAGACATGGAAAATGGAGACCGAAGTTGAATGCCATTTCCAGGTGAGTACATTGGGGAAGGGTACAAAAGTCCTGCAGCAAAAATGTGAAGCTAAATTTAAAGGCTAA